The nucleotide window acaaattgctttctgcttgagcccttggtatcagctcatttttttcacctccctcatgaacccttggtaatttataaattattattttgtcatatcttgccctgtctgacatctcccttcacccacttttctgttgtctgtcccatgtagatccttgtaatcagttcctcttttccaacccaccttccctccaacctccagtatcaccacactcaccactggtcctgaagggatcatccgtcctggattccctgtgtttccagttcctgtctgtaccagtgtacatcctctggtctagccagatttgtaaggaagaattgggatcatgatagtgggtgggggggtggagagggagggaaggaagcatttaggaactagaggaaagttgtatgtttcatcgatgctacacgtTTGCAGTATTCTTTCtgaaattcaatttttaaaaaatttttaaataagggTTTCAGAGAAGGGAATGTAAGTCATTTAATATCCATTACAACCCTACATGGAGGGGGATTCAGTCACTTGTTTTATAGATGGGAAAATGAGGCTCAAGTGATTACTGGAAGCCACAGATCTCTGGAGACAAAGGCCATTCGAACCAGTAATTGTTCAACCCGAATGTCACCTTCTTAACCACTACATTAGGTTCTTTATGGTGAGTTCATGTGCTGTCTGGGTTATGTAGGGAGGGCCTTAACCTCAAATTCAGGAATTCGGTCTCTCTTCCATAAGCAATAGGATTATTGGGATTCTCTGAATCAGCAGGAGATAGTGGGGGGACCAGGAAATAAGAACCACGTAAGGTCTCAGAGGTTTACCCTCCAATTGCTTTTGTAGAATTAGTTGCAGGAGCAGGGCTGAGTGAGCTACAGGACTGTCAGTTCCTGTCAAGCAGTTTACCATCAGGAGCTCAGAAACGATGCTCTAGTATCTCTGCTGTTTGTGGAGACAAGAACCATCAAGAACATTGATTTCCAGCAACTGTCACCTTGTGTGCGCCACGGGTTAAGCATTTAACTGCTAAAACAAGctcagtggtccaaacccaccagctgttccacagaagaaagatgaggctgtctgctcccgtaaagatgtagtcttggaaacccgatcTATTCTTACCGGGTTGCTGAGTCACTATGGGTGTTTTTTGATTGGTCACTATCAAATTATTTAagaaagtaaatgtggtgaatgaGGGCCATTTAGATCGGCTGGTCAGAGGCCCCTCAGGCAATACTGAAGCTGACCAAAAACTATCATCTGGGAAAAGAAAGTCGGGGAGGTAGAGCCTAGTTGAAGGTCAGTGAGGCTGGAGCCTGAGGGGAGCATGGAAATTGCATTGAGGCTTTCAAGCTGCCAGTGGGAGAGGAGCCAGAGGAGCCAGACCAGTGCAGGTATGGTGTGAGGCCAGGCTCAGGGAAGGATCAAGGGCTCATTTTTTTCTATTCTGCTTCCGCGTAGGTCAAAGCTGGTTCCGTCAAACAGGAGTTTGAGAAGCAAGATGAACTGAAGCGCTCAGCCATGAGGGCCGTGGCCGCCCTGCTGGCCATCCCCGAAGTGGGAGAAAGCCCCATCATGGCTCACTTCTCTTCCCAAATCCGAACCGATCCAGAACTTGCTGCCCTCTTTGAAAGCATCCAGGAAGCCGCTTCACCCCCTAACACGGAATCagctagtctttcttctagctccCTAGTCCAGGCCTGAAGCCTCTCCCTTCACCAGACCTCTACTTTGCCTTTGCATCAGCCCCCTGGGGGCCCTTCCTGCTCCTGCTCAGTGCCTTCTCTAGGGACCCCAGCCAGCCTGGTCTCGCCAGAGCTAGGCTGCAGCTGACAATTGGGCCCTATTGACTCAGGACAGCCTTAGCGCAAGGGAAGCCACTCACGTCTCAGGCTGGGCAATCTCCTGAAGCACTAGCACTAGAATTGTATGCACAGCCATGCAAGGTCAGCGGGCTGTAAGCTGACCTTCCTGCCCACTAGTCTCCACCTCACCACTCCCATTTTTGGGGGTACCTTAAAAGCCAATTCAGATACCTCATGATCCACATTTTAGATTTCTAATTGGACAGGCATGACCCCACCTTTAATTCCTGTCATACTCTGGGAGAAAGGAAGTACAAATCACTGTTCATGGTGGAATGATCCAGGAGAATCAGCTGGTTTGTGCTATGTGGGAAGTTTTGAACGACATTCTTGAATCCAGAATACAAAGTGATAGGCCAAGGACTTTTTCCTGATGACCCTGGCTAATAAAAAAGATCCTAAGTGATACATTCTCCATTTCTCCTAGTAGCAAATTCATGGTCTTCAGCACACGTCACAAGTCCAAGTTATCATGAAAATGACCAATGGGTTAATTCCCAAAAGATGGTACAGGCAACTATGGtacagggggtgggggaatggcCAACTCAGAAAGTCAACTATCAACCACCAAATATgcctcatcagagaagctgttcAGGCCATCTCAttgaattaaatgtttgacccaaATCTAGCAGGTGAATAATCTTACATGGCCTAAAAATGATGTGAAGATTCAAATAGCCCTTAAAAAGGTTCGTTTCCCACTTCTGACCTATCAGAACTGAAGTCTGAAATCAGTCACAAATAGCATTCCACAAAAGATCTATTTATCACACGAAATacaaaaagctcatgggaaaaaaaatcctgtattttaaattctattcttCCAGTAACTCTTCTGGATGCCTCCCCTTTTAATAGATTTCTGCCAGACCTCGAAAGGTCAAGATGCAAGCATGTTATTttaagcctttttaaaaaaactagcaTGTTCTTTGTGGCTGACATCTACCCCAGTGCTCTCAAGAATTCAGGATTTTAAGACAAATTAATCTGGACTCCTATGTTCATTTTCTCAACCCGAAGATCCACATGAGGTAGTTGTGACCTGACTTGGTAACAAAGCGAGGCTGCTGATGACTACTACTCAGAAAAGCAAGGCTATCGCGGTGACTGAACCTACCTGGTCTGATGCCAAGTCCATGTTCCCCCCACTCTGCCCAGCTGAAGTTAGTAAAAAAGGACAGTCTGGACCTGTAAGGACCAAATGTCCCTCCCTTAATGAGCTTCTCAAATGAAAGACACCACCTTttcatttatggttttatttagcACAAATAAAACTCGAAAATGGGCCATCTACTCATTTTCTTCACTGCGCAGTCTGGCGTTGGGATTGGTGACTCTGATGGCCAGCTGGGCTGCTCTTTCTACAATGGCTTTGCGATTCTTGGAGGAAACGTTGTGAGCAATCTCTGCACAATACGACCTGGAAAAGAATCGAGCAGGCAGGTGAGGGAGGAGCAGGTTACCCATAACAAACCCCACTGGGGAACTGACTTCAGCATTTCTCCTCCAGTCACTGGCTCAGTGCAGGGCCCCAGGTTGCCCAAATCACTACTCCATGGTTCTTGGTGTCCCGTGATCAGCTCACCCAACACTAGCCCCCTTCTTACCCCACAGCAACCTTGTGATGTGATCTATGTATTACCACTGCCACCTCCCGAGAGAAGAAACCAAAGCTGTGGGCAGAGACCCTGCCGCAGACTGAGTTCAGAAGCCTCAGCCAGCCGTAGACTAACTTGCCTGTGGAAATCTCTATAAAGTTGCGTCATAGCTGCTTTGTGCCACTTCTGCTTCTAGGCTCACTTAACTCCTCACCCCAGCGGCCGCTTTGGAGAGAGCAATCTCATACCCTGGCCATACGACCATCTTTACTACAGGAAGAACATCCATCCAAATGCAACCGGCTTCCAACTTTTCCCTAATTGATCAATTAAACACCAGAAGTACAGCGTCCCCCCTGTAACAGTTTAAGGATAAACGCCCAGCAGCATTTTGAGGCAAACACACTGCGAGCCGCTCTAAAAGCAGTGAAAGAGCTCCATGACAATCAGTAACTGGTTTTGAGAGCCAACCCCACTTCAAAAGAAGGTATTTCTGTGCAAATCAGGAATAAAGTCTTGACTTTGTTATAATACGCTTGCCCGTGGTCAAACCATATACTACCAACTCCCCCGCACATCCTTTCTAGAGGGAATTGCCAGGGTTCCCTAGAGCCAAAACAGTGACTGCACATTTTCCCCTGTCTACCACCAGTACAGAGGAAGATTTTTATAAAACACAAATGTGAGTAGCAAGGTATGCTCCAGCAGAGTCCTTCATTTACTAGGAGAGGAAAATCAGGGGCTCTTTGCTAAACCCACACCCCCTCTCTTCAATCCATAGCCTCAATCATTCCCTATTAAACTCACTCCACTGCCTGAGGTGAAGCCAGGTAACAGGTGGCCCAAGGAGACCCTCAAATCTAGTCATCAAGTGTCTAATAGCTTCTAATACCTACAAGTAACACACCGTGAACCCTCACTTTTTACACATTCCCTTTACTCAGGCCGTCCTATCTGTCTCTAAGAGCCTTGTTTCTGTGTCCCTTCACTCAGCTCTAAAGCCCACCTGCTGTCCCAGTCTGGCAGCCCGGCCTCCATTCATATGGCATTCTGAATAAAACCACAGGCCAGCCAGAGCTTACCAGTGattatcaaccttcctaatgccacgatcttttaatacagtttctcatgttgtggtgatcctccaaccataaaattatttttgttgttacttataaactaattttgctattgttatgaattgggtgaccctgtgaaagtgtcattcgacccccaaagggttgcaaccacagattgagaaccgctggcttaatTGGTTTGCTTATTAGACTTGAGGCCAGATGATCTcccacaccacatacacacacacacacacacacacacacacacttaaaagcAGTCTGGGGAATGGCTTCCAAAAAGATAAGCAAAGCTCACGTTCCTGGCCTTGGATCTGCACACTTTCACCCCATCATGAAAACATTCTACAGCACAAATAGGAACCTCTCTAAGCtccttcagggaaggcctgtggACTTCCTCAGAACATGCACTGGCTCCAAAGGCACACCAAGAGGAGCTGGAACCTCTCCCAAATGGCCCATGCCCACAGCCACAAGACACTCAACCCTGCACCTCAGGGTGCCACCAACTCACTTGTTGCACATCAGCAGCACTTCCAGCTCCTTGACGTTGTGGACCAGAAACTTGCGGAAGCCACTGGGCAGCATGTGCTTGGTTTTCTTGTTGCTCCCATAACCAATGTTGGGCATCAAGATCTGGCCCTTGAATCTTCTCCGAACCCTGTTGTCAATGCCTCTGGGCTTGCGCCAGTTGCGCTGAAAGAAATCACACACTGGTGGTTACATGTCTGCAAACTGCCAATTCTTGGGGGGAGAGGGTGGCTAACAGACCCCACTATTTTACATGGCACTTGGTGGGAAAAGCTGGGGCATTGGCTTTTGAACACCAAAAatgtaacctacaaaggagtgtGGGGAGAGAACCCATATATCTGAAAATAAACACTGGTAGGATGTAAGGGAGCTGTGTTAAGATAGAGCATGGCTTTGCCCATTTCCTACAGGATGGTAGCtcttccttggagctgctggtaggttaGCAGTTCACCCACTACTGTGGTCTTAAGGCCTTAGGAAACCCACGATCCACCAAAaactcagtgatcctataggcTAGGGAACTAGCCCAGTTTGAAGATAAGCTTCCCAGGCTGCAATCTTCCTGGAAGTAGATAGCCCCAGCAtcgtcccccaccccctgcccgtgCTGTTGGGGTCCACATTGGCAAGCAGCCGAGTGCTTGAGCACTGTACAATCAGGACTTCTTCAGAGTtccacaccccaaaccaaacccccactgtcaacttgattctgactgGCAGCAACTCTCCAGGACTACAGCTGCCccagagactaaatctttatggaaactaaAAATGGAAAtagctcatctttcttcaaaaaagCAACCCAAGAAAACCTCAATTGATTGCTTTCGGAGTCAAGCAGGCCCACCATGCCATCCGAA belongs to Tenrec ecaudatus isolate mTenEca1 chromosome 5, mTenEca1.hap1, whole genome shotgun sequence and includes:
- the RPL32 gene encoding large ribosomal subunit protein eL32 produces the protein MAALRPLVKPKIVKKRTKKFIRHQSDRYVKIKRNWRKPRGIDNRVRRRFKGQILMPNIGYGSNKKTKHMLPSGFRKFLVHNVKELEVLLMCNKSYCAEIAHNVSSKNRKAIVERAAQLAIRVTNPNARLRSEENE